Below is a window of Finegoldia magna ATCC 29328 DNA.
TCTCTCTTATCTTCTTTATCAGCTTTTTCGTTTTCTTTTTTTTCTTTTTCTATACTAGAACTAAAATCATCTTGTTTAGCCTCTTCATCAACTTGAGCCGGTTCGCTATTAGATTTTGTAAAATTTGCAGATATTTTAGCATTTCTAATAACAGGAATGTTTGCCTTCCCTTCATGAACTGGTAAATCCAAAACCTTTTTATCGCTTGTTTCCATCTTAATCGATTTTGTATCATACCCAAAGTTTGGCTTTACTAAAACCATAATATTTGAACCCTTTTTATTAGTTATTGATTTGTTTCTAGTTTTTTCAAACAACAACGTACCATTTTCTGTGTTTTCTATAGTAATTGTTGCTAGATTCTGTTCATTTCCCGCAAAGGAAGTTGTAGCTCCAACAAATGAAGATATTACTGATTGAAAAATCAGCATTAACGTTAATAAAAAAGTTATAAAAGTTTTACTAATTTTCTTGAAAATATCCATTATTTCTCACCTACCTTTTTCTTTTTTGAATTAACAATCGAAAATACAATAGGGAAAATTAAAGCTATTGCCCCCAAAAGGTAGATCAAGTCTAATCCTCCTGTTTTATATATCTGTGTTGATTCCTTTGGAGTCTCTTTTGATTCTGTCGGAATCTCTTTTGTTGTTTTAGGGTAGATCTCAAAAACATCACCCTTGTTTTTAACTGGTATTGGAGTTTTTATCGCCACAACCTTATTATCTTTTAAATAACCTTTCGGTGGCGTTTTTTGCTCAAACAAAAATTCACCATTAGGCAATGTCTTTGTAAAAATATATGAGTTTTTAGATACTTTAAATGTATCTAGCACATTATTATTTTTATCTTTAATAACCCAAACACCAGAGTTTAATGCTTTTCCACTAGATGTTGTTGCTGTAAACTTTATCTTGTTAGTATGATAAACTGTATCATTCTTTTTCTTGTGTTTCTCATTTTTAACATCTTCTGTGATTTTAGTTTTCTCTAAATCTTTAGCATAAGATTTGTTAACTGGAGAAAAACTAAGTGAAAAGCAAAATGTTACAGCCATTACTGTACAAATTAATTTTTTGTTAATTTTGAACATTTTACCTCCTAGTCTTTTTGGTTTTCATTCTTTTAATTACAAAGCTTATTATTAACCCAATTAAAATTAAGATTATTAATAGGTTTATAGAATTAGCTAAAATTAAATTATTAAAAAAATCTTTAGATTTGCTTTTATTAATTTCATTTAAAATCTTAGAATCTGTATTATCTGCAACTTTAGATAATCCAGCAGAAATAATCAGTCTTTTATTATTAATAAGATAAGGTGTACAAGTTACTAAAGTTGATTGATTAAATGGCTTGTCATTATATATTAAATTACCTTGTTTTGGATCTATTACTTTTATTTCATATACCTTGAATTCTAATAATTTCTTACCATTATCAATATAAAACCTATCGCCTTTATCAATCTTATCTAAATTCTTAAAGATATTTTGATTAGTATTTAAAGTTCCTCTGTGACCTGTTATTACCATGTTTGCATTTTGATTTGGGTCTAGTGATAAAACTTCTTGATTAACTTTTTTGTGATTTTTTATATCTTTTAACATAGTATTTCTTGATAATAGTACAACACCTCTATCCAAGTTTAAATCAAGCATACCCTCTATATCTTTATATATCGGTATTTCTTCATTTATCTTTGGAATACTAATTATACCAATAGGCTTATCTTTTTCTAGTAACTCGTTTATACCTTCTCCTCTTATGACATTATCAAGACCTGTGTTATCTGAATCTTTTTTAGATTCTTTAACTTCCTGCGATTTAAATGATTTTATAACTATTCTATTATTAATTTTATACTTGATATTTAACCCTATAGGAATTAAAAGCACGATAATTCCTAAAATTAATAATACCTTTGATAGCATATTTGACTTTGTATCTTTAATATAAATCAACCTCCGAAATTATCGTGTCTTTTTTCCCTTATTTCTACCTAGTATTATCTGCTTTGTACTGTTTTTCTTTCTTGTCTTTTTACTACAAAATAGCTTGCTGCTAGTAAACCAATACCGATAGTGGCAAATATCATAGCACCTTTAGTACCTGTTCCTGGAACAACTTCTTCTTTACTAAAGTTTTTAACGTTTTGTAAAGTGATTGTTTCAGTTTTTTCGTTGATTGTGAAAGGTATAGAATCCTCTTTAATTCTATAGTTATCAGGTGCTTCGATTTCGTATACAACATATTCACCATATGGTAAGTTTTTGAATTCTACAACGCCATCTTTAGCTGTAACTACATCTGCGTATTCTTTAGCTGTACTTGGTAATACAAATGCTTTAGATGATTGTGCTTCTTTTAAATTCTTAACGTTTTGGAATTTAATTGTTTCTGTAGTTTTATCTCCCGGTTTAACTGGTACAAATGGTTTTTCAGTATCTAATCTGAAAATTCTGAATTTTGCACCATCTAGTGGAGTTTTACCATCAGATTGTGTCTTAACAAATTTTACAGAACCAAAATGTGGAGTAGTTTTTGTTTTGTTTGATGTTTTTTTATGTTCAACATCTGGTTGACCGTCTTTACCATTGTTATAGAATAAGTCGTAATCATTTTCGATAGTTATTTTTGTTACAACAGTTCCTTTAACTTTAGCCTTAGCATATACATTAATCATTTTACCTGGTTCTAAATCTTTAATTTTAGATTTAAGATCTACAGTTAATTCATTGCCTTTAATAGTAACAATTTTAGCTAAGTCTTCTTTTGTAACAACATTAAGTTTATCGTTACCTGTTTGAGTAACCGATAAAACATCTAACAATTGCAATCTGTCATCTAATTTATCTTTCATTTTGAATACTGTATATTCTTTAATGTCAGTAGGAGCTTTTACTTTTAAATTGTACACATAAGGTGTTTCAACGTTAATTGTATTTTCTAAAACTTCTCCTTGTGGCTCAACAATTCTTTTTTCTGGAACTGGTGAAAGATAGTTTACTAACTTCTTTACATTTGTAATTGTTGAATCTTTAATTACAGCCTTGTTATTTTCTTGTGTAACTGTAAATGTGTTAACATTTTTATTAACTTCGTGTTTTTCGGCTGAAACTGTTTCAACTAACTCATATTTACCTTCAGGTAGATTATTATAAACAACTTTACCATCAGCTTTTGTTGTATAAGTTTGTTTATTCTTATCTTGTGTTTCTTTTGGAATAGATTCCCATTCAGTAACTTTATTGTCATTACCAATTGTTTTTGGCTTATGAGTTTGTCTTAACTCAAATGTAACATGTTCCAATGGACTAACTGTATCATCGCCATATTTGATGAATTCAGCACCAATGTTTAACGGTCTATTTTTTGTTTGGAATTCAAATGATTGAGTTTTTGATTCAACACCTTTTTCAATTCTAGGAAATTCAACTTGTGCTGTTTTACCGTCATCTCTTATATCTAATAAATGACCTGCTGCACGTCTAATTGGCTTTAATTGATATACACCTTTTTCATTTACCTTTACTTGTGCAGTTCCGTTTTTCAAAACAACCTTTTGAATTGATACCGGTGTTTTTTCGTTTACTGTTTCACCTGTGTTCGTTACTTTCTTAGTTCTAATAACTTCGTATTCAGCTCCATCAGTTTCGTTATTTGCAGCTTTAATATTGATTGTATACACTGGCTTTGTGTCTGCCGCAAATGAATTGATAGGAACAACTGATGTTAAAAGCATAGCTGATAAAGCTAAGCCAGCTCCTATCTTTTTAATGCCATTTTTAAAATTCATTAAAAACCTCCTTAATTTTTACAAACATGGCTATTTTGACTTTGGCAAGGTTTAGAATTGCACTAAACTACATCTATTCTTGCCATATTGACCATTACAAGTCAGTAGAGTTGTAATAGTCTATGTTTATGTTTTTTAATCTTTCTGGACTATAGCAAATTAAAACAGACCTTATTCCATCGTCTGACCACGTTGTAGAATGGCAAGTGGAAAGTATTAAAATTTTTCCGTTATTAAATTGAATGTTTTCAAAGTTTTCATCAGTGTATTTTGATAGATTCTTAATATTTAGTTTCCAGTCAACAAAATCCTTCGATGTTTTAAAATTAACATCTAGATAATTGAACTTATTTTCTGTTGAGTAATTGAGAAAAGCCACAACTTTGTATTTATTTCCTTTAACCTTGTTTTCAGTAAAGTATACAGTTTGATGACTGTTGTAATAATTTTTGTCGGAATAATTTGTAATATCATGAAAAGCATCAGTTCTGCCATAGCCTAGATTATGTCCAAAAATAGATTTTATATTGCTTTCTGGATTGTATTTTGGAATAAACGGAGTTCCTGCTAAAGAGTATTTCTTTTTGAAATTCTTTCTGAAATAAAAATCTGATTTCACAACAGGAGTATTTATATTTGTTCCTTCAATTGTCAGCCATCCAATGTAATCTTTATTTGCTTTTGTTAAAGCATCATTGTCGATAATTGAGCTAGTTTTGTTAAAAGATATATCCTTCAGATTTTCTGGCTTTTTAAAATCTGCCAACTCTGTCTTTTTTATATATTTATCATCTTCTACATTTGACACGAATTGCTCTGCATTATACAGCCCGACTATAATCAAAATTGATAGAATTAATGATATTAGAATTTTCTTAAACATTTTTAGTTACCTTTAATCTGATTGCTCGGCCCTTTGTCTTCTTTAACAGATACTGTTTTCCCTTTTTTATCTTCGACAACTATCTTCCCGCACTCTTTTTCTTTTATTTCATTTTTCTTAGGTCTTACAGCTAAAGATTCGCCTCTTTCTTTCTCAGGTGTAGACGGCAACACTTTTTCATCTTTCGTAGCTTTCTTTATTCCTGTCTCGTTCTTGTAGCCATTAGTTTTAGACTCATTTTTATCTTTATTGGTAACTTTAATTTGATTGTTATCTTTATTTATTTCTAATTTAGGTTTTGTCGAATTTTCTTCTTTAACTCTTTCTTTCTGCTTTATGATATTGTCTTTCTTTTCTTTTTCTTTTTTCTTTAAACTGATGAACGAAGCACCTTTTTCAGGTTCGAGTACATTTTCATCGTTTTTAGAATCTTTGGATGAACAACCCGCTAAAAGAAGCATTGTAATTAAAGCCATAACTAATAATTTATGTTTTTTCAAAATATTTTCACATCCTTCCACCCTTGTTATACCCACAGAAGATACACGATTGAGAAGTTCCAGATAAACAGGCAAGAGCAACTGTCATAAACAACAAAATAACAATGTAACAAGCTAATTTATAACGGGTATATAATAAAAACAAAAAAAGAAAGCAAAGGAGAAAACCATGCACAACCAATATGTAGACGATTTAAATAGAGGTAGCCAAGTAGCTTACGAGTTTTTTAGAGTTTTAGGAAATGTTACATCGTATTTAAATCAAAACTTAATGAATCTTAATAAACATTTAAATATAGGAAACAACGAAAATAAAGACAAATATTCTGAAGTTTTAAAATCATATTCTGAATTAAATCCCGATGATTATAACATCATAAAAAGCTATGACAATTTACAGGATTCTTTGACTAAAAATGAAAACAGAGAAAACAATATCGAAAACAAAAATATCGATGAAGGTGATATCGAATTTAATCACTTATATAAGAATTTATCTAATGTTGAAAAACTATTAGAAAAGCTTAAAGAAAACTTTAATGTCGAAGATTTTGAAAAACTAAAAGAAGAATTATCAACAATTACAGAAGATTTTAACTCTAGCATTGACGAGCTATCAAAAAAAATAAGCGATGACTTTTATAGTGGGAAAATATCAAAATTAGAGTATACGGATTTAACAGATAAAATTGACAGCGTTTGTTATGAAATAAAAAACATAAACGCTTCTGAAAAAATTGAAGAAAACTTTCAAAACATTTATGACAATATGCAAGACTATAACCTAGATCAAAATAGCCTTGATTATATAGATTATAGGGATTATAACGACTTTTACAATGTCGAAAATGATTTTAACGAAAAAACATTAGATAAAGAAAACAAAAACATATTAGATAATGATGATGTTGAAAGAGAAATATAAAAGATAAGTTTTTGGGAGAATAGAACAAGTTTTTAGGAGAAGAAGAGGGTGTGTCAGAATGATTAAATTTTGATACACTCTCTTATTTTTTCATAATTTCCTATAACTTTGATGAATACTCAAACCCAAGCTGCTTATTTATTAATACAATTTTTACGTTTAACGCAATTTTTTTTGAAAAAGAGCACACAAAACTAAGCCTAGTGAACTACCCACCACTTAAAGCTTAACAGCTTTTGAAGTGGGGGCTTCTTGCTTCATTCTCTACTGCGATAAATCTGATTGATAAATCAAAACAGATTAATCGTCTTACACAAAGTCCACAAGCGTAACTTCGGCTAGTTCCTAGCCTACGAATATATTATTTTAGGCTACCATTTCTTTTAGTAGTCTTAGTCCTTCTTTTTTTATGTTTATTGCAGCGTTCAAGTCTCTATCAATGACATTTCCGCACTCACAAATATAAGTTCTTTCGTTTAATGGTATTTTCTTTTTAGCACCACAAACACTACATATCTGACTTGACGGAAACCACTTATCGACTTTGATAAAGTATTTTCCTCTATCATTTAGCTTGTATGCTAAGAAATTTAAGAACATACCATATCCGTTATCCATAGTGGCTTTTCCGTTTTTAAACCCTTTATTAGACATATTTCTCATATTAAGATTTTCTACACATACGATATCATAACGATTGGCTATCTCGTTAGACTTTTTGTGCAGATTATCTAGTCTTTGGTTTGAGATATGTCTATGAATCTTATTGACCTTTTTAAGTTGTTTTAAGTAGTTATTTGACTTAGTTTCGTTCTTTTTAGAGCCTATTTTACGAGACAAACGTCTTTGTTCTTTCGCAAGTTTCTTATGACTTTCACGATAAAATTTATGATTATCTCCTACATTACCAAAGCTATCCATATACAAACCATCTGACTTATAATCTAGTCCTATACAATTATCAAAGTTAGTAATCTTGTCTATATTTTCTTCATACTCAAAGATAACAGACACAAAATAAAGACCATCTGTAGTTTGAAAAATTGTTGCTGATTTTAATTTCCAATCAGATTTAGGTTGTCTATGAATCTTAGCTTTAACAAAGCCTGCTTTCGGTA
It encodes the following:
- a CDS encoding SpaA isopeptide-forming pilin-related protein, with amino-acid sequence MFKINKKLICTVMAVTFCFSLSFSPVNKSYAKDLEKTKITEDVKNEKHKKKNDTVYHTNKIKFTATTSSGKALNSGVWVIKDKNNNVLDTFKVSKNSYIFTKTLPNGEFLFEQKTPPKGYLKDNKVVAIKTPIPVKNKGDVFEIYPKTTKEIPTESKETPKESTQIYKTGGLDLIYLLGAIALIFPIVFSIVNSKKKKVGEK
- a CDS encoding sortase, which gives rise to MLSKVLLILGIIVLLIPIGLNIKYKINNRIVIKSFKSQEVKESKKDSDNTGLDNVIRGEGINELLEKDKPIGIISIPKINEEIPIYKDIEGMLDLNLDRGVVLLSRNTMLKDIKNHKKVNQEVLSLDPNQNANMVITGHRGTLNTNQNIFKNLDKIDKGDRFYIDNGKKLLEFKVYEIKVIDPKQGNLIYNDKPFNQSTLVTCTPYLINNKRLIISAGLSKVADNTDSKILNEINKSKSKDFFNNLILANSINLLIILILIGLIISFVIKRMKTKKTRR
- a CDS encoding SpaH/EbpB family LPXTG-anchored major pilin, with protein sequence MNFKNGIKKIGAGLALSAMLLTSVVPINSFAADTKPVYTINIKAANNETDGAEYEVIRTKKVTNTGETVNEKTPVSIQKVVLKNGTAQVKVNEKGVYQLKPIRRAAGHLLDIRDDGKTAQVEFPRIEKGVESKTQSFEFQTKNRPLNIGAEFIKYGDDTVSPLEHVTFELRQTHKPKTIGNDNKVTEWESIPKETQDKNKQTYTTKADGKVVYNNLPEGKYELVETVSAEKHEVNKNVNTFTVTQENNKAVIKDSTITNVKKLVNYLSPVPEKRIVEPQGEVLENTINVETPYVYNLKVKAPTDIKEYTVFKMKDKLDDRLQLLDVLSVTQTGNDKLNVVTKEDLAKIVTIKGNELTVDLKSKIKDLEPGKMINVYAKAKVKGTVVTKITIENDYDLFYNNGKDGQPDVEHKKTSNKTKTTPHFGSVKFVKTQSDGKTPLDGAKFRIFRLDTEKPFVPVKPGDKTTETIKFQNVKNLKEAQSSKAFVLPSTAKEYADVVTAKDGVVEFKNLPYGEYVVYEIEAPDNYRIKEDSIPFTINEKTETITLQNVKNFSKEEVVPGTGTKGAMIFATIGIGLLAASYFVVKRQERKTVQSR
- a CDS encoding class B sortase; translated protein: MFKKILISLILSILIIVGLYNAEQFVSNVEDDKYIKKTELADFKKPENLKDISFNKTSSIIDNDALTKANKDYIGWLTIEGTNINTPVVKSDFYFRKNFKKKYSLAGTPFIPKYNPESNIKSIFGHNLGYGRTDAFHDITNYSDKNYYNSHQTVYFTENKVKGNKYKVVAFLNYSTENKFNYLDVNFKTSKDFVDWKLNIKNLSKYTDENFENIQFNNGKILILSTCHSTTWSDDGIRSVLICYSPERLKNINIDYYNSTDL
- a CDS encoding RNA-guided endonuclease InsQ/TnpB family protein, yielding MRKKKGVKNKAIKYRLYPTTEQEIYFSKCFGCCRKIWNLMLCDREKSYKETGKSVKNTPALYKSEYPYLKEVDSLALANVYLDLELAYKRFFNKKGGYPKFKSLKKSRKSYTTNNQNGTIAITDNAIKLPKAGFVKAKIHRQPKSDWKLKSATIFQTTDGLYFVSVIFEYEENIDKITNFDNCIGLDYKSDGLYMDSFGNVGDNHKFYRESHKKLAKEQRRLSRKIGSKKNETKSNNYLKQLKKVNKIHRHISNQRLDNLHKKSNEIANRYDIVCVENLNMRNMSNKGFKNGKATMDNGYGMFLNFLAYKLNDRGKYFIKVDKWFPSSQICSVCGAKKKIPLNERTYICECGNVIDRDLNAAINIKKEGLRLLKEMVA